The Candidatus Nanogingivalaceae bacterium DNA segment AGTGGGAACTTTTCGGCTTTTCCACCATCAAAAGCTACACCATCTTTTTTACCCAAGAAATCGATAACAACTTCATCGCCTTCTTTAGCAGCGCGCTTAACTTTTTTCTTTTCAGCAAAATTCTTCAAAATTTGGTCGATTGTTTCGTTGACTTCTTTCTGGCTAACTGAAACTTTTTCTTTTTTAACCTTTAAGTTTTTATAGTCGCCCAATTCAACTTTCGGCATAATCTCTGAAGTTGCCGTAAATTCAAGTTCTGTTCCAGGGACAAATTTTTTAACATCAACCTCAGGCCGATTAATCGCCTGAATTTTTTCCTTCAAAAAGGCTTCAGCGACAGCTTTCGAAAGTGCATTTTCGATAATTTCTTGACCAAGAACGTTTTGATCAACTTGTGCTGCAACCATTTCAAGAGGTGCTTTACCCTTTCGAAATCCTTCAATTTTAACTTCTTTTGCAAGCTTAGTTAACGCAACTTGCTCAGCAGCTTTTAATTCTTCAACTCCAAGAGAAATTGTAAGCTCAACTTTTACGTCTGAAATATTCTTTACTTTTGTCTTCATACACCTTTATTATAACATACCCTATTTTTTAAAGCAAAAAAGAGCGCCGAAACGCCCGAAATACTAGTCGCGATAATCCCATTGACGAGTAACTACAATACTTATAGGAAGTGAAAGCATTGCAACAATCCCAAGGAAACTACCATTTACAAGAAAATACCTTGCAGAAAAAATATCGCACAAAATTATGAAAGTTACAAGAATATGTATTAAAATATCCTTTTTCGATTTTGCCATAAAGAACACACCCCGTTTCTAATTTGATATTTAATAGTATATCATCAGAAACTTACTTTGTCAAATAATTTTGTCGAACAAATTCATACATCAAAATACCGCTAGCCACACCAACGTTAACACTTCTAGTTGATCCAAATTGCTCAATAGCAACCATTTCTTTGCAAGCTTCAACCATTTCTTTCGAAAGCCCATCACTTTCATTGCCAAACACTAAAATCGAACCTTTTTCTAACTCAATCTCGTTTAGTTTTTTTGAACCTTTTTGATTATCAACCGCAATTAACTTTAGATTATTCTGTTTTGCCCAATTTATAAATTCCATAACTGTTTTGTGGTGAAAAATATTCATATAGGCTTCTGTTTTCATTGCCCCTCGGCGATTCCAATGCCGGCGGCCAATAATATGAATCCCTGCCGCGTTGAAGGCGTTCGCATTTCGTGCAATGGTACCAATATTAAAATCATGTTGAAAATTCTCAATCGCAACATGAAAATCATGACGCGAACGGTCAAGGTCATCTTTAATCTCCGCAACAGACAAGCCCTTGTACTTATCTATAACATTTCGAGTATCATTTTGGACAGTCAAGCCCTCGCCTGTTTCAAAATTTGGTCTATTTTCCATTTTGAATAGATTTAACTAACTCTTTTGTATCTGGGCGACCTTTTACTCCAGGGTTTAAAATATGCATTGGGTCGAAAATATCTTTAATTTGCAAGTAAATATTTTCTACTTCTTCGCCTACATTTCTCGCCACGAAGTGACCGTAAATTCTCCCCTCACCAGCACCGTACGCAAATTCGCCGTCAACTTTAGCTAGCAAAGCACCTAAATCAGCAACAAATCGTAATGCTTTTTGTCGGTCGGTAACTTTCGAAAAATCAAATTCTGCGAGAATTTCAAATACAGAAGTTAAGGCTGAGCCTTGAATAGGCGCCGGAATACTGTATTGCAAAGCTAGTTTTTGAAGACCTAAATAAAACGCCTCAAACCTTTCCATAGGCACATAAACACCTTGAATTGGGTAAATTTCTTGTTTTATAACGCCACTTCTTGCACGTAAAATTTCGCGAACATCCCGAATCGACTCCATTTCAGCTTTCGAAAATTCATCATCACCAGGAATCCAGACTGTTGAACCTTCAAAATTAGTTGAAATCTTTTGGATTTTATTCATTTTTGAAAGAATCTTTTTTGCCGTTTTATCCGTAATTCCAACCACAACAACCAGTTTCGTAGCTAATTTTTGTGAATTTCTATCTAAATAAAATTGATATTTTTTGCCCGAAGCTACAGCAGCTTCAAACATTTTTCCATCATAGAGCTCAACAATATCTGGGTTAAATTTTGCAATCTCATCATTAAAATCTCGTGCATCATCACGATTCGAAAAACCAACAACCATAAAATTGGTTTCGTTAGTTATATATTCTGTTTTAATTCGTGCCTCCGTTATAACGCCAAGAGTTCCAAGGGAGCCGAAAAATAGCGGAATTAGGTTAAAAGTTCCATCCTCATTTTTTACGTTAGCAATCCCAGAATATCCAAAGCTAGAATCTTTGTCTATTTTCTGAATTAAACTGTAATTATCTTCAATTAATGCATCAATTTTACGATAAATCTCGCCCTCAAAGCTAGAAAGAGCAGTCTTTTCACTCAATTCTTTACGCGAAATTTTACCTATATTAATAATATCACCGTTACTTAAAACGACTTCAAGTTCTTCGATAAAATCAACCAATTCACCGTAATTATATTTTTCCGCAGGTAAATTCATTGCAATCGCACCACCAACAGTTAACCGTTCTCCTGCGGGACTTTGCGGAATATCCATCGCCTGAGATGCTATTGCGAGTTTTAATTTTTGAAAATTAGCACCAGCTTGAACTTGAACCGTCTTTGAGCGTAAATCAAGCTCCTTAATTTTATCAAGATGGCGAGAAATATCAAGAACAATACCTTTTCCAATCGAAGATCCATCAGTACTTCCACCATAACCACGTGCAGTTACGCCAAAAATATAATCCTTCTCGGCCAACTGCCAAGAAAAGCGCATAATCTTTTGAATATCCTCATTGAATCTTGGGTAGACCACTAAATCTGGCTTAATTTTAAGAAAGCTACGATCTGTCGAAAATTGTTTTAGTCTAGTCTCGCGAGCCGAAACCTCTCCGATAATATGTCCATTTAAGTATTTTGCAATTTTACTCATTAGCCCCATTTTAACACAAGCAAAATAAAAATTCAACTTTTGATTTTTAGCTTAAAAAATGCTAAAATTTATACATGTATTCAAGAGCAACCCCTTTTCAAAAAGCCGACAAAATCGCCGGAACTCATCAAAAAATTGATCGAGCAGCACGCTTAACACTTCGAAAGATCCTTTCGAAAAATCCAACTTTTTCAAAAGTTCATTTTCCGAAAATTGACGAAATATTAGTTTTTGAAGGAAACGGTGGTCCAGACGGTATTAAAACAAAATCTCCAGGAAAAGACGAACCTTGGCATTTCGTTGAGCCTTATGGTGATTTAACACCCATAAAAACCTATGTCGAAAATCACCTATTTAATCTTTCCAAGGCACTTTCTGAAAAAAATTACGTGCGAGCAAGTTTTGAGGCTGGATGGATGGCTCATGCGATTACTGACGCTTTAACGCCTGCACATCAATACCCAATGACCGATAAGATCATTGAAATTTCTGGTAAAAAACCTGAAGAACGAGATAAAATAATTAAAAAAATGTTTCTTTCTGGAAAGAATTGGCGAGAAAGGCTTCTTAATAACTGGGAATATATCGGACCTAAAGGTGTTATGAGTTCGCATATGTTGTATGAAATGGGCGTAGCGACAATGATAACCTCTATCGCAGCAAAAAAAATCACAAATGACCCAACCGAAGAAGAAATTTCTCGCGTGTTAAATGGTGATTTTATGGAAGTTTTTGAAGAAAAAATAAAATGGGTTGCTGATCAGAAATATTACGAAACCTACCTTGAAAAAGGATGGACAACATCTCTTGCGCGCAATACGAAGTCTATATTACTACCCGAGATTTCAAAAATAGTCGCCCTTGGATGGTTTGAGGGTATTCGACGCGCTTCAGTTAAGGATTTCGAAAACTCAAGGAGCAAAAAATGAACATCCGCTTAATTTCAGGAATTTTTAAAAACCACAAAATTACTGCTCCAAATTCACGACAAACCCACCCAATGAGTGAGCGCGCAAGAAATGCAATTTTTAACGCAATCCAGCAAAGAATCCCCAACGCCGAAGTCCTTGATGCTTTTGCAGGAACTGGAGCTTTAGGACTTGAAGCAGTTTCACGCGGATCAAAAAAGGTCGTTTTTATCGAAAAAAGCCGTTCAGCTCAAAAGATACTTTCCGAAAACCTAAAAATTACAGAAAAAAATTCAAATGCTGGCGAAACTAAATTAATTCGCGCAAGCGTTTCAAGCTGGCTAAACTCAACTAAATCTCAATTCCATCTTGGTGAAATTGAAGAGATACCAAGTTTTGATATTATTTTTGCAGATCCGCCATACTACGACCCTCAATTTCCAACGATCAAGAATCTTTGCAAAAGGTTAAAGACCGACGGGATCCTAATTTTATCACAGCCTAAAGAGCTTGAAAATTTCGAATCTAAAGAGCTAGTTCTAGTTAACGAAAAACTTTATTCAGGTGCAAAAATACTATTCTTCAAAGCAAAATAATAACCCTCCTTCAAGGGTTATTATTTTTACATATCTCTTTCAAGTTCTTCTCTTTCGTCTTCAAAAACAGTAAATAATGAAATTACTACGGGTAGAACAATTAAGAAGAAAATTTCAACTTGCGGTAAAAAAATTGAGATAAAAGCGATTATTGCAATCCATACCACCATCACACCCGTATGCAAAAGATGGTATTTTCGTTGAATTCTACGATTCTCTCCATGAAAAAAGCCTGCATTATCACCAGATGCACTCGCAGTAATCCAACGAGTTGCAAGATCTGTAAGTAGATAAATCATCGCATAGCCAAATGCTGGAAGCACCTCGTTTGGCGAAGAAAGCACCCAACGCATGAAAAGCGGAATTAACGACATAAAAAACATATACATCATATTCTTCCAAATAAAGCTATTTGTTACTCTATCCACTTTATCTAAAATATGGTGATGTCTGTTCCACTGAATACCAACAATAATAAAACTTGCAAAATAAATTAAAATCGAAAAGCCAAACTTGTGCAATTCCGTTAAGCTATTTGAAGAAGTTGGTAATTTAATCTCAAGAACCATCAAAGTAATAATAATAGCCGTTGCTCCATCTATTAGTCCAACCAACCTATCCTTTGAAATCTTTCCACCATGGTAAATTTTATGTATTCGGCCTAATCGCCTATATGCATTTCTAGTCCTATCCATCTTTTCCTTTCTCGGGATAATTATAACATGTTTTACTTATTTTTTCAAAATGCTTATATTTTATAGGCAAAATAAAACCGCCCCTTCAGAAAAGCAAGCGGTTTTATACTGATTATCCTCGTGCAAAGTGAGCAAAAGCACGGTTAGCTTCTGCCATCTTATGAGTATCTTCTTTCTTTTTGAAAGCTGCACCAGTTTCATTATAAGCATCAACAATTTCAAGTGCTAAACGTTGACTGTAAGGCATTCCGCTTCGTGCTCGAGCTGCTTGAACTAGCCAGCTAAAAGCAAAGTGAAGTTGTCGGTGTCCTTGAACTGGGAACGGAATCTGATAGTTAGCACCACCAACGCGTCGAGATTTAACTTCAAATGCTGGTGAAATATTTTTCAAAGCCTTTTCAAAGATCTCTAATGGATCTTCACTATCAAGTTTTTTGGCTGCAGTTTCAAGTGCTTTATAAACAGCTTTTTCGGCAACAAGTTTTTTACCGTCAAGCATAGATTTGTTGATCAATCTTTGAACCAAAACTGATTGGTATCGTCGGTCTGGTTTTAGTTCTCGTTGTAACTTCTTGGTAACTTTTCGGGGCATCTTTATTTCTCCTTCTTCGCACCGTATTTTGAACGGCCTTGTTTACGATCTGAAACACCTTGAAGGTCTAGTGCACCGCGTACGATGTGATATCGCACACCTGGAAGGTCAGGCACACGTCCACCGCGAACCAAAACTACGGCGTGCTCTTGAAGGTTGTGACCTTCACCACCAATGTAAGCCCATACTTCATAACCATTTGTCAAGCGAACACGTGCAACTTTTCGGAGCGCTGAGTTAGGCTTTTTAGGTGTCTTTGTTGTAACTTTAACACAAACTCCACGTTTTAGAGGTGCGTTTTGTGCATAATATTTAGTTTTTAGCGCATTATGGATTCGTCCAAGTGCTGGCGATTTTGATTTTTTCGCAGCAGTCTTTCGAGGTTTTCGCACTAACTGATTGATTGTTGGCATCAATTCTCCCTTAAATTATTTAATATTTCACTTCCCAAAAGTTGATAAATCTTTTAAAAAGTGCCTCATATTTTTCGAAACAGCATTTTCGAAAAATGTCTTTACCTTTTTAGCTGAACTCCTTAACACACAAATTCATTCACTAAAAAGAGGAAACTCACTAAGTATTTTACCAAATTTTTAATCAAAAATCAAGACTAAAATCTAATTTAATAGAGTTAGGCGTTGATATTTTTCAAGAGTTTTTGGTCTATTGCTTAGGTATTTTTTCCATTCTTCTTGATTTTCGAAAAGAAAGTCCACAGCAGATTGCGCTTGATAAATTATCTGCGTATCACCAATATTTGCAAATTCCAGATTAATTTCACCCGACTGAGCCTTACCGTAGATTTCACCCGCGCCACGAAGCTCTAGATCTTTTTCTGCCAAAATAAAACCATCGTCTATTTTAGAAATTTCCTGAAGTCTTTGAGGCGGTTTTGCGTTAGAACTCATTACAAGATAGCAAAAAGCATCTCCGCCACCGCGACCAACACGCCCACGCAACTGGTGAAGCTGCGCCAAACCAAAACGATCCGCATTCTCAATCACAATTACACTTGCATTTGGAATATCAACACCAACTTCAATAACAGTAGTCGATAATAAAATATCCGCTTTTTTCGCCAAAAAATCTGCCATAACTTGTTCTTTTTCTTCAGATTTCATTTTTCCATGAAGTTGTAAAATTCGAAGACCCTTAAAATCACGTTTTAACCGCTTAAATTCTGTTTCGACATTTTTAATTTCTTCGTTTTTGCCCTCTTGAATTGCGGGAACAATAATAAACACTTGTCGCCCGTTCGAAATTTCCGTTTTGATTTTAGAATTCATTGGTGTACGAGATGCCGGCGAAATAATTTCTGTTTTTACAGGTTTTCGCCCAGCCGGTTTTTCCTTTAAAATTGAAACACTCAAATCTCCAAAAAGAGTCAATTGTAATGATCGTGGAATTGGCGTCGCCGTCATCGCAAGCAAATGCGGCATCTTCTGATGCGATTTTTCAAGAATTTTCTGCCGTTGAGCTACACCAAAACGATGTTGTTCGTCAATAATCACCAAACCAAGATTCGAAAATTCAACTTTATCTTGTATGATTGCACTCGTTCCAACCAAAACATCTATTTCACCATTTTTTAAGTTTTGATAAAGATTTTCTCTCTGTTTGCCCTTAACTTTCCCCGACAAAAAACCAACCGAAATATTAGCCCAAGATAATGTTTTCGAAAAATTCTCCGCAAGCTGAAATGCTAAAATTTCAGTTGGTGCAAAAACAGCAACCTGAAAACCATTTTTAATCGCATTTAATGCTGAAATCGCCGCCACTGTCGTTTTACCGGATCCAACATCACCCTGTAAAAGCCGATTCATCGGAAAATCTTGTTTCATATTTTGAATTATCTCCCAAGAAGCCAACCTTTGAGAAGGCGTTAAATCAAACGGAAGTTTTTCGACAAACTTTTTTACATCTTGAATTCTTGGCTCAAAAATATATCCGCGCAACTGTTCATTTTCTATTT contains these protein-coding regions:
- the recG gene encoding ATP-dependent DNA helicase RecG: MNLNSSLGLVKGVGEKTLEKFENANLRTVGDLLEFFPRKYEDFASLTSLNEIKPGKVLFKAYAEKVSMRRVRRGMTITEAILTDGKEKIKAIWFNQPYRVKQLQDENEFYFSGKFEFNYNRYQITNPSVMKHEELPNKTNFEGENGEIVPIYHQKKGLRTDIIRKTLAELKPLMKILPETLPEVVVQKEKLISRAQAIEWVHFPESGKQFDLAIKRLAFEEIFELILASKLNKIENEQLRGYIFEPRIQDVKKFVEKLPFDLTPSQRLASWEIIQNMKQDFPMNRLLQGDVGSGKTTVAAISALNAIKNGFQVAVFAPTEILAFQLAENFSKTLSWANISVGFLSGKVKGKQRENLYQNLKNGEIDVLVGTSAIIQDKVEFSNLGLVIIDEQHRFGVAQRQKILEKSHQKMPHLLAMTATPIPRSLQLTLFGDLSVSILKEKPAGRKPVKTEIISPASRTPMNSKIKTEISNGRQVFIIVPAIQEGKNEEIKNVETEFKRLKRDFKGLRILQLHGKMKSEEKEQVMADFLAKKADILLSTTVIEVGVDIPNASVIVIENADRFGLAQLHQLRGRVGRGGGDAFCYLVMSSNAKPPQRLQEISKIDDGFILAEKDLELRGAGEIYGKAQSGEINLEFANIGDTQIIYQAQSAVDFLFENQEEWKKYLSNRPKTLEKYQRLTLLN
- the rpsG gene encoding 30S ribosomal protein S7; translated protein: MPRKVTKKLQRELKPDRRYQSVLVQRLINKSMLDGKKLVAEKAVYKALETAAKKLDSEDPLEIFEKALKNISPAFEVKSRRVGGANYQIPFPVQGHRQLHFAFSWLVQAARARSGMPYSQRLALEIVDAYNETGAAFKKKEDTHKMAEANRAFAHFARG
- the rsmD gene encoding 16S rRNA (guanine(966)-N(2))-methyltransferase RsmD; its protein translation is MNIRLISGIFKNHKITAPNSRQTHPMSERARNAIFNAIQQRIPNAEVLDAFAGTGALGLEAVSRGSKKVVFIEKSRSAQKILSENLKITEKNSNAGETKLIRASVSSWLNSTKSQFHLGEIEEIPSFDIIFADPPYYDPQFPTIKNLCKRLKTDGILILSQPKELENFESKELVLVNEKLYSGAKILFFKAK
- a CDS encoding FAD-binding oxidoreductase — its product is MSKIAKYLNGHIIGEVSARETRLKQFSTDRSFLKIKPDLVVYPRFNEDIQKIMRFSWQLAEKDYIFGVTARGYGGSTDGSSIGKGIVLDISRHLDKIKELDLRSKTVQVQAGANFQKLKLAIASQAMDIPQSPAGERLTVGGAIAMNLPAEKYNYGELVDFIEELEVVLSNGDIINIGKISRKELSEKTALSSFEGEIYRKIDALIEDNYSLIQKIDKDSSFGYSGIANVKNEDGTFNLIPLFFGSLGTLGVITEARIKTEYITNETNFMVVGFSNRDDARDFNDEIAKFNPDIVELYDGKMFEAAVASGKKYQFYLDRNSQKLATKLVVVVGITDKTAKKILSKMNKIQKISTNFEGSTVWIPGDDEFSKAEMESIRDVREILRARSGVIKQEIYPIQGVYVPMERFEAFYLGLQKLALQYSIPAPIQGSALTSVFEILAEFDFSKVTDRQKALRFVADLGALLAKVDGEFAYGAGEGRIYGHFVARNVGEEVENIYLQIKDIFDPMHILNPGVKGRPDTKELVKSIQNGK
- a CDS encoding DUF1211 domain-containing protein; its protein translation is MDRTRNAYRRLGRIHKIYHGGKISKDRLVGLIDGATAIIITLMVLEIKLPTSSNSLTELHKFGFSILIYFASFIIVGIQWNRHHHILDKVDRVTNSFIWKNMMYMFFMSLIPLFMRWVLSSPNEVLPAFGYAMIYLLTDLATRWITASASGDNAGFFHGENRRIQRKYHLLHTGVMVVWIAIIAFISIFLPQVEIFFLIVLPVVISLFTVFEDEREELERDM
- the rpsL gene encoding 30S ribosomal protein S12, which translates into the protein MPTINQLVRKPRKTAAKKSKSPALGRIHNALKTKYYAQNAPLKRGVCVKVTTKTPKKPNSALRKVARVRLTNGYEVWAYIGGEGHNLQEHAVVLVRGGRVPDLPGVRYHIVRGALDLQGVSDRKQGRSKYGAKKEK